In Perca fluviatilis chromosome 3, GENO_Pfluv_1.0, whole genome shotgun sequence, the following proteins share a genomic window:
- the LOC120556500 gene encoding talin-2-like, which yields PLQQADETLNFEEQILEAAKSIAAATSALVKSASAAQRELVAQGKVGLIPANAVDDGQWSQGLISAARMVAAATSNLCEAANASVQGHASEEKLISSAKQVAASTAQLLVACKVKADQDSEAMRRLQIAGNAVKKASDNLVRAAQKAAFDKADEDNVVVKTKFVGGIAQIIAAQEEMLRKERELEEARKKLAQIRQQQYKFLPSELREDNN from the exons CCCCTTCAGCAAGCTGACGAGACGCTGAACTTCGAGGAGCAGATCCTAGAGGCAGCCAAGTCCATCGCTGCAGCCACCAGCGCTTTGGTCAAATCAGCCTCGGCTGCCCAGAGAGAGCTGGTGGCTCAGGGCAAAGTGGGCCTCATCCCTGCCAACGCTGTGGACGATGGACAGTGGTCCCAGGGGCTCATCTCAGCT GCACGTATGGTGGCAGCAGCGACCAGCAACCTGTGTGAGGCAGCCAACGCCTCGGTGCAAGGCCATGCAAGCGAGGAGAAGCTCATCTCTTCAGCCAAACAGGTGGCGGCCTCCACCGCCCAGCTGCTGGTGGCCTGTAAGGTGAAGGCTGACCAGGACTCTGAGGCCATGAGGAGACTACAG attgCTGGGAATGCAGTAAAGAAGGCTTCAGACAATTTGGTGCGGGCCGCTCAGAAGGCAGCGTTTGACAAAGCAGATGAAGACAACGTGGTGGTCAAGACCAAGTTTGTGGGTGGAATAGCACAG ATCATTGCAGCCCAGGAAGAGATgctgagaaaggagagagagctgGAAGAAGCCAGGAAGAAACTGGCTCAGATCAGGCAGCAGCAGTACAAGTTCCTGCCCAGTGAACTACGAGAGGACAACAACTAA
- the LOC120555737 gene encoding tropomyosin alpha-1 chain-like isoform X3 — protein sequence MDAIKKKMQMLKLDKENAMDRAEQAESDKKAAEDRSKQLEDDLVALQKKLKATEDELDKYSEALKDAQEKLELAEKKATDAEGDVASLNRRIQLVEEELDRAQERLSTALTKLEEAEKAADESERGMKVIENRAMKDEEKMELQEIQLKEAKHIAEEADRKYEEVARKLVIIESDLERTEERAELSESKCSELEEELKTVQNNLKSLEAQAEKYSQKEDKYEEEIKVLTDKLKEAETRAEFAERSVAKLEKTIDDLEDHLYKQLEKNRLLTNELRVALNEA from the exons ATGGATGCCATCAAGAAGAAGATGCAGATGCTCAAGCTCGACAAGGAGAATGCCATGGACAGAGCCGAGCAGGCCGAGTCAGACAAGAAAGCAGCTGAGGACAGGAGCAAACAG CTTGAGGATGACCTGGTAGCACTGCAGAAGAAGCTGAAAGCAACTGAGGATGAGTTGGACAAGTACTCTGAAGCCCTGAAGGATGCCCAGGAGAAACTGGAGCTCGCTGAGAAGAAAGCCACAGAT GCTGAGGGCGATGTAGCTTCCCTGAACAGACGTATCCAGCTGGTTGAGGAGGAGTTGGACCGTGCTCAGGAGCGTCTGTCCACAGCGCTGACCaagctggaggaggctgagaaGGCTGCTGATGAGAGCGAGAG AGGCATGAAGGTTATTGAGAACAGGGCGATGAAGGACGAGGAGAAGATGGAGCTGCAGGAGATCCAGCTGAAGGAGGCCAAACACATTGCAGAGGAGGCTGACCGCAAATACGAGGAG GTGGCCCGTAAGCTGGTGATCATTGAGAGTGACTTGGAGCGTACGGAGGAGCGTGCTGAGCTGTCTGAGAG CAAATGCTCTGAGCTTGAGGAGGAGCTGAAAACCGTGCAGAACAACCTGAAGTCTCTGGAGGCCCAGGCAGAGAAG TACTCGCAGAAGGAGGACAAGTACGAGGAGGAGATCAAGGTTCTTACAGACAAGTTGAAGGAG GCCGAGACTCGTGCTGAGTTCGCTGAAAGATCGGTTGCCAAACTTGAGAAGACCATTGATGACCTAGAGG ACCATCTATACAAGCAGCTTGAGAAAAACCGCCTTCTGACCAATGAACTGAGAGTAGCCTTAAACGAGGCTTAA
- the LOC120555737 gene encoding tropomyosin alpha-1 chain-like isoform X2, which produces MDAIKKKMQMLKLDKENAMDRAEQAESDKKAAEDRSKQLEDDLVALQKKLKATEDELDKYSEALKDAQEKLELAEKKATDAEGDVASLNRRIQLVEEELDRAQERLSTALTKLEEAEKAADESERGMKVIENRAMKDEEKMELQEIQLKEAKHIAEEADRKYEEVARKLVIIESDLERTEERAELSESKCSELEEELKTVQNNLKSLEAQAEKYSQKEDKYEEEIKVLTDKLKEAETRAEFAERSVAKLEKTIDDLEDKLSRAKEEGLSVTQMLDQTLMEIVDL; this is translated from the exons ATGGATGCCATCAAGAAGAAGATGCAGATGCTCAAGCTCGACAAGGAGAATGCCATGGACAGAGCCGAGCAGGCCGAGTCAGACAAGAAAGCAGCTGAGGACAGGAGCAAACAG CTTGAGGATGACCTGGTAGCACTGCAGAAGAAGCTGAAAGCAACTGAGGATGAGTTGGACAAGTACTCTGAAGCCCTGAAGGATGCCCAGGAGAAACTGGAGCTCGCTGAGAAGAAAGCCACAGAT GCTGAGGGCGATGTAGCTTCCCTGAACAGACGTATCCAGCTGGTTGAGGAGGAGTTGGACCGTGCTCAGGAGCGTCTGTCCACAGCGCTGACCaagctggaggaggctgagaaGGCTGCTGATGAGAGCGAGAG AGGCATGAAGGTTATTGAGAACAGGGCGATGAAGGACGAGGAGAAGATGGAGCTGCAGGAGATCCAGCTGAAGGAGGCCAAACACATTGCAGAGGAGGCTGACCGCAAATACGAGGAG GTGGCCCGTAAGCTGGTGATCATTGAGAGTGACTTGGAGCGTACGGAGGAGCGTGCTGAGCTGTCTGAGAG CAAATGCTCTGAGCTTGAGGAGGAGCTGAAAACCGTGCAGAACAACCTGAAGTCTCTGGAGGCCCAGGCAGAGAAG TACTCGCAGAAGGAGGACAAGTACGAGGAGGAGATCAAGGTTCTTACAGACAAGTTGAAGGAG GCCGAGACTCGTGCTGAGTTCGCTGAAAGATCGGTTGCCAAACTTGAGAAGACCATTGATGACCTAGAGG ATAAACTCTCACGTGCTAAAGAAGAGGGCCTGAGCGTAACGCAGATGCTGGATCAGACTCTAATGGAGAtagttgacctttga
- the LOC120555737 gene encoding tropomyosin alpha-1 chain-like isoform X1 gives MDAIKKKMQMLKLDKENAMDRAEQAESDKKAAEDRSKQLEDDLVALQKKLKATEDELDKYSEALKDAQEKLELAEKKATDAEGDVASLNRRIQLVEEELDRAQERLSTALTKLEEAEKAADESERGMKVIENRAMKDEEKMELQEIQLKEAKHIAEEADRKYEEVARKLVIIESDLERTEERAELSESKCSELEEELKTVQNNLKSLEAQAEKYSQKEDKYEEEIKVLTDKLKEAETRAEFAERSVAKLEKTIDDLEDELYAQKLKYKAISEELDHALNDMTSI, from the exons ATGGATGCCATCAAGAAGAAGATGCAGATGCTCAAGCTCGACAAGGAGAATGCCATGGACAGAGCCGAGCAGGCCGAGTCAGACAAGAAAGCAGCTGAGGACAGGAGCAAACAG CTTGAGGATGACCTGGTAGCACTGCAGAAGAAGCTGAAAGCAACTGAGGATGAGTTGGACAAGTACTCTGAAGCCCTGAAGGATGCCCAGGAGAAACTGGAGCTCGCTGAGAAGAAAGCCACAGAT GCTGAGGGCGATGTAGCTTCCCTGAACAGACGTATCCAGCTGGTTGAGGAGGAGTTGGACCGTGCTCAGGAGCGTCTGTCCACAGCGCTGACCaagctggaggaggctgagaaGGCTGCTGATGAGAGCGAGAG AGGCATGAAGGTTATTGAGAACAGGGCGATGAAGGACGAGGAGAAGATGGAGCTGCAGGAGATCCAGCTGAAGGAGGCCAAACACATTGCAGAGGAGGCTGACCGCAAATACGAGGAG GTGGCCCGTAAGCTGGTGATCATTGAGAGTGACTTGGAGCGTACGGAGGAGCGTGCTGAGCTGTCTGAGAG CAAATGCTCTGAGCTTGAGGAGGAGCTGAAAACCGTGCAGAACAACCTGAAGTCTCTGGAGGCCCAGGCAGAGAAG TACTCGCAGAAGGAGGACAAGTACGAGGAGGAGATCAAGGTTCTTACAGACAAGTTGAAGGAG GCCGAGACTCGTGCTGAGTTCGCTGAAAGATCGGTTGCCAAACTTGAGAAGACCATTGATGACCTAGAGG ATGAGCTGTATGCCCAGAAACTGAAGTACAAGGCCATCAGCGAGGAGCTGGACCACGCCCTCAACGACATGACTTCCAT CTAA
- the LOC120555737 gene encoding tropomyosin alpha-1 chain-like isoform X4 has translation MAGGSSLEAVKKKIKSLQDQADVAEDRAALLQRELNQERSARESAEGDVASLNRRIQLVEEELDRAQERLSTALTKLEEAEKAADESERGMKVIENRAMKDEEKMELQEIQLKEAKHIAEEADRKYEEVARKLVIIESDLERTEERAELSESKCSELEEELKTVQNNLKSLEAQAEKYSQKEDKYEEEIKVLTDKLKEAETRAEFAERSVAKLEKTIDDLEDELYAQKLKYKAISEELDHALNDMTSI, from the exons ATGGCCGGTGGGAGCTCTCTGGAAGctgtgaaaaagaaaatcaagtcGTTGCAGGACCAGGCCGATGTGGCGGAGGACCGGGCAGCGTTACTACAGCGAGAACTGAATCAGGAGAGGAGTGCGAGGGAATCA GCTGAGGGCGATGTAGCTTCCCTGAACAGACGTATCCAGCTGGTTGAGGAGGAGTTGGACCGTGCTCAGGAGCGTCTGTCCACAGCGCTGACCaagctggaggaggctgagaaGGCTGCTGATGAGAGCGAGAG AGGCATGAAGGTTATTGAGAACAGGGCGATGAAGGACGAGGAGAAGATGGAGCTGCAGGAGATCCAGCTGAAGGAGGCCAAACACATTGCAGAGGAGGCTGACCGCAAATACGAGGAG GTGGCCCGTAAGCTGGTGATCATTGAGAGTGACTTGGAGCGTACGGAGGAGCGTGCTGAGCTGTCTGAGAG CAAATGCTCTGAGCTTGAGGAGGAGCTGAAAACCGTGCAGAACAACCTGAAGTCTCTGGAGGCCCAGGCAGAGAAG TACTCGCAGAAGGAGGACAAGTACGAGGAGGAGATCAAGGTTCTTACAGACAAGTTGAAGGAG GCCGAGACTCGTGCTGAGTTCGCTGAAAGATCGGTTGCCAAACTTGAGAAGACCATTGATGACCTAGAGG ATGAGCTGTATGCCCAGAAACTGAAGTACAAGGCCATCAGCGAGGAGCTGGACCACGCCCTCAACGACATGACTTCCAT CTAA
- the LOC120555737 gene encoding tropomyosin alpha-4 chain-like isoform X5 codes for MAGGSSLEAVKKKIKSLQDQADVAEDRAALLQRELNQERSARESAEGDVASLNRRIQLVEEELDRAQERLSTALTKLEEAEKAADESERGMKVIENRAMKDEEKMELQEIQLKEAKHIAEEADRKYEEVARKLVIIESDLERTEERAELSESKCSELEEELKTVQNNLKSLEAQAEKYSQKEDKYEEEIKVLTDKLKEAETRAEFAERSVAKLEKTIDDLEDKLSRAKEEGLSVTQMLDQTLMEIVDL; via the exons ATGGCCGGTGGGAGCTCTCTGGAAGctgtgaaaaagaaaatcaagtcGTTGCAGGACCAGGCCGATGTGGCGGAGGACCGGGCAGCGTTACTACAGCGAGAACTGAATCAGGAGAGGAGTGCGAGGGAATCA GCTGAGGGCGATGTAGCTTCCCTGAACAGACGTATCCAGCTGGTTGAGGAGGAGTTGGACCGTGCTCAGGAGCGTCTGTCCACAGCGCTGACCaagctggaggaggctgagaaGGCTGCTGATGAGAGCGAGAG AGGCATGAAGGTTATTGAGAACAGGGCGATGAAGGACGAGGAGAAGATGGAGCTGCAGGAGATCCAGCTGAAGGAGGCCAAACACATTGCAGAGGAGGCTGACCGCAAATACGAGGAG GTGGCCCGTAAGCTGGTGATCATTGAGAGTGACTTGGAGCGTACGGAGGAGCGTGCTGAGCTGTCTGAGAG CAAATGCTCTGAGCTTGAGGAGGAGCTGAAAACCGTGCAGAACAACCTGAAGTCTCTGGAGGCCCAGGCAGAGAAG TACTCGCAGAAGGAGGACAAGTACGAGGAGGAGATCAAGGTTCTTACAGACAAGTTGAAGGAG GCCGAGACTCGTGCTGAGTTCGCTGAAAGATCGGTTGCCAAACTTGAGAAGACCATTGATGACCTAGAGG ATAAACTCTCACGTGCTAAAGAAGAGGGCCTGAGCGTAACGCAGATGCTGGATCAGACTCTAATGGAGAtagttgacctttga
- the LOC120555737 gene encoding tropomyosin alpha-4 chain-like isoform X6, protein MAGGSSLEAVKKKIKSLQDQADVAEDRAALLQRELNQERSARESAEGDVASLNRRIQLVEEELDRAQERLSTALTKLEEAEKAADESERGMKVIENRAMKDEEKMELQEIQLKEAKHIAEEADRKYEEVARKLVIIESDLERTEERAELSESKCSELEEELKTVQNNLKSLEAQAEKYSQKEDKYEEEIKVLTDKLKEAETRAEFAERSVAKLEKTIDDLEDHLYKQLEKNRLLTNELRVALNEA, encoded by the exons ATGGCCGGTGGGAGCTCTCTGGAAGctgtgaaaaagaaaatcaagtcGTTGCAGGACCAGGCCGATGTGGCGGAGGACCGGGCAGCGTTACTACAGCGAGAACTGAATCAGGAGAGGAGTGCGAGGGAATCA GCTGAGGGCGATGTAGCTTCCCTGAACAGACGTATCCAGCTGGTTGAGGAGGAGTTGGACCGTGCTCAGGAGCGTCTGTCCACAGCGCTGACCaagctggaggaggctgagaaGGCTGCTGATGAGAGCGAGAG AGGCATGAAGGTTATTGAGAACAGGGCGATGAAGGACGAGGAGAAGATGGAGCTGCAGGAGATCCAGCTGAAGGAGGCCAAACACATTGCAGAGGAGGCTGACCGCAAATACGAGGAG GTGGCCCGTAAGCTGGTGATCATTGAGAGTGACTTGGAGCGTACGGAGGAGCGTGCTGAGCTGTCTGAGAG CAAATGCTCTGAGCTTGAGGAGGAGCTGAAAACCGTGCAGAACAACCTGAAGTCTCTGGAGGCCCAGGCAGAGAAG TACTCGCAGAAGGAGGACAAGTACGAGGAGGAGATCAAGGTTCTTACAGACAAGTTGAAGGAG GCCGAGACTCGTGCTGAGTTCGCTGAAAGATCGGTTGCCAAACTTGAGAAGACCATTGATGACCTAGAGG ACCATCTATACAAGCAGCTTGAGAAAAACCGCCTTCTGACCAATGAACTGAGAGTAGCCTTAAACGAGGCTTAA